CAGGGCGGTCTCCAGGAAGATCTGGCCGTCGGTGATCGAGATCACGTTGGTCGGCACGAAGGCGGACACGTCGCCGGCCTGCGTCTCGATGATGGGCAGCGCCGTCAGCGAGCCGGTCTTGCCCTTGACCTCGCCCTTGGTGAAGGCCTCGACGTAGTCGGCGTTGACGCGTGCGGCGCGCTCCAGCAGGCGGCTGTGCAGGTAGAACACGTCGCCCGGGTAGGCCTCGCGGCCCGGCGGGCGGCGCAGCAGCAGCGACACCTGGCGATAGGCCACGGCCTGCTTGGACAGGTCGTCGTAGACGATCAGCGCGTCCTGGCCGCGGTCGCGGAAGTACTCGCCCATGGTGCAGCCGGAGTAGGCCGACACGTACTGCATGGCCGCGGATTCGGAGGCCGAGGCGGCGACGACGATGGTGTACTCCATCGCACCGTTGGCTTCCAGCGCGCGCACGATGTTCTTGATCGTGGACGCCTTCTGCCCGATGGCGACGTACACGCAGGTCATGTTCTGACCCTTCTGGTTGATGATCGTGTCGACCGCCACCGCGCTCTTGCCGGTCTGGCGGTCGCCGATGATCAGCTCGCGCTGGCCGCGGCCCACGGGCACCATCGAGTCGATCGACTTGAGGCCGGTCTGCACCGGCTGGTCCACCGACTGGCGGGCGATCACGCCCGGTGCGACCTTCTCGATGACGTCGGTCATCTTGGCGTTGATCGGGCCCTTGCCGTCGATGGGCTGGCCCAGCGCGTTGACCACGCGGCCGATCAGCTCGGGACCGACGGGCACCTCCAGGATGCGGCCGGTCGTCTTGACGGTGTCGCCTTCCGAGATGTGCTCGTACTCGCCCAGGATCACCGCGCCGACGGAGTCGCGCTCCAGGTTCAGCGCCAGGCCGATGGTCGGCACGCCGCCCGGGGCCGCGGGGAACTCCAGCATCTCGCCGGCCATGACCTCCGACAGGCCGTGCACGCGGCAGATGCCGTCGGTCACGGACACCACGGTGCCCTGGTTGCGCACGTCCGTCGTGGCCTTCAGGCCCTCGATGCGGCTCTTGATCAGTTCGGAAATCTCAGCGGGATTCAGTTGCATTGCTTGCTCCCAGACGGCGTTTGAGGCGGCCTGATGGGGTGATCGATCCGTGGGCGGTGGCGCTGGCGTCGGGTGAGGGGCTCAGGCCGTCAGCGCGGCCTTCATCTGCTCGAGCCGGGCCTTGACCGAGGTGTCCAGCACCTCGTCGCCGACCACGACCCGGATGCCGCCGATCAGCTCGGGGTCGACCTCGACGCTGCGGATCGCCAGCCGACGGCCGAAGCGGCGCTCCAGCGCCTGGCCGATCTCGGCGCGCTGGGCGTCGTCGATCGGGAAGGCGCTGGTGACCACCGCATCGGCCACGCCGGTGCGCTCGTTGATCAGCGCCTGGAACTGGCGGGCGACCTCGGGCAGGGCGTCCAGGCGGTCGTTGTCGACCACCGCCGCCAGCAGGTTCGCCACCGGCGGCGACAGCGGCCCGCCCTGCTGCTGCGTGGCGAGGTCGGCGAGCAGTTGCACCACCTGCTCGCGCGGCACGCCCGGGTGGTGGGCGAACGCGCGCAGGCCGGGGTCGCCGGCCAGCGCGCCCAGCAGCTGCAGCTGGGTCGACGTGGCCTGGTCGCCGCCGGCCTTCAGCAGCGCTTCGGCGTAGGGACGGGCGATGGTGGCGATTTCGGCCATGGGGTCAGAGCTCGCTCTTCAGACGGCCCAGCAGCTCGGCGTGGACCTGCGGGTTGACCTCGCGGCGCAGGATGGCCTCGGCGCCCTTGACGGCCAGTGCGGCCACCTCGTCGCGCAGCGCCTCGCGGGCACGGATCGACTGCTGCTCGGCCTCGGCCTTGGCAGCGGCGACGATCTTGGCGCCCTCTTCCTCGGCACGGCGCTTCGCGTCCTCGACCAGGCCCTGGGCCATGCGCTCGGCGTCGGCGATGCGCTTGCCCGCCTCGTCGCGGGTGGCGGCCAGCTGCTCCTCGACCTTGCGGTTGGCCTGCGCCAGTTCGCTCTTGGCCTTGTCGGCGGCGGCCAGTCCGGCAGCGATCTTGGCGGCGCGCTCGTCCAGCGCCTTCGTGATCGGCGGCCAGATGAAGCGCATGGTGAACCAGACCAGGATCGCGAAGACGATCGCCTGCAGGAACAGGGTTGCGTTGATGTTCACGGCACGATCCTTTCGGTCGTGGGCTTCGCGGCGGCGGCGATCAGGCCAGCACGAAGGGGTTGGCGAAGGCGAACAGCAGCGCGATGGCCACGCCGATCAGGAAGGCCGCGTCGATCAGACCGGCCAGGATGAACATCTTGGTCTGCAGCTCGTTCATCAGCTCGGGCTGACGGGCAGAGGCCTCGAGGTACTTGCCGCCCATCAGCGCGATGCCGATGGAAGCGCCGATGGCGCCCAGGCCGACGATGAGACCGCAAGCCAGCGCGACGAGACCGAGGATGTTTTCCATGATTGCTCCTAGTTAGAGGACGAGAGAAACGAACGAACGGAGGGGAAGGGAACCGCAGGTCAGTGCGCGTCGTGCGCCTGGCCCACGTAGATCAGCGCGAGCATCATGAAGATGAACGCCTGCAGCGTGATCACGAGGATGTGGAACAGCGTCCACACGGTGCCGGCGACGACGTGGCCGATGGCCAGGCCGATGCCGGTGGCCGACAGCGTGAAGGCGCCGCCCATCAGCGCGATCAGCATGAAGACGAGTTCGCCGGCGAACATGTTGCCGAACAGCCGCATGCCGTGCGAAACGGTCTTGGCCAGGAACTCGATCATCTGCATGAGGAAGTTGAACGGCCACAGCGCCCAGTGCGCGCCGAACGGGGCCGAGATCAGCTCGTGGCCCCAGCCGCCCAGGCCCTTGATCTTGATGTTGTAGAACAGGCAGACCAGCAGCACGCTCACCGACAGGCCGAGCGTGGTGGAGAGGTCGGCGGTGGGCACCACGCGCAGGTAGTCGCTGTGGCCCAGGGCCGGACCGGCGACGTGCCAGATGCCGGGCAGCAGGTCCACCGGCAGCATGTCCATGAAGTTCATCAGGAAGATCCAGACGAACACGGTCAGCGCCAGCGGCGAGACCAGCTTGCGGCTCTTCTCGTTGTGGATCACGCCCTTGGCCTGGCTCTCGACCATCTCGGCCAGGATCTCCACCGCCGCCTGGAAGCGGCCCGGCACGCCGGAGGTGGCCTTGCGCGCCGCGCGCCACAGCAGGAAGCAGCCGATGGCGCCGAGCACCAGCGAGAAGAAGACGCTGTCGAGGTTGAAGACGCTGAAGTCGACGATGGACTTCTGGCTCACGTTCTCGAACGAGAAGTCCTTCTGCAGGTGCCGAAGGTGGTGCTGGATGTACTCGCCAGCGGTGGGCGCATTCGCGTCGGCTGCCATCTTTCCTAGAACCTCAAGCGTCGTTTGACTTCACCCGGCCCCGCCACAGCAGGGCCAGCCAGTTGACCTTCATGCACAGCACCAGGGCCGCCAGCAGCGCAGGCCAGCTGAGCGGCACCACCAGCTTCGGCGCCAACAACAGCAGGCCGACCGAGGCCCCGAGCTTGACGAACTCCCACGCCAGGAAGCGAAGGGCCATCGCGCCCGCATTCGGGACATTCGATTTGCCGGACAGGCCGATGACCATCAGGGCGGTCGGTGCGGTCACCGCGAAAGCGCCATAAAGCGCCGACGCGGCCACCGAGCCCCGGCCCGACCAGCCCCACGCCAGCACGGCGACGAGAGCCCCGACGGCGGCCTGGGCCGCCACCAGCCGCCACAGTGACAGTGGCGGCTGACCGGCGCGAAGACGCTGCGCTTCGTCGCGCGTCAGCGGCCGGATCGGTTCGTCGTCGTGCTCGTCCTCGGCCGTCTCGTGGTCCCGCCAGGCCGTGGCCCGCAAGGGGCGCGGCATCTGTTGGGGCATGGGAAGGCGTTGGAGGGGGCTGCGAACAGCAAAGCCTAGGGATTATACGTGGTAACCACCGCGCATCGACAGCCTTTAGAAAGGATGCACCAGCGCCCACGCACCAGCGTGCGGCATCGGCACCACAGCGCAGCACGACGGCGGCGCTGGCGGCCGGGCCGCCCGCCCGCGCGCTGCACGGGCCGCCCGGTCGCTGCATCATGCGGCCCCATGCCGACCGCCCCCCTGGCCCGACCGCAGCGCCGATCGCCGATGGCATGCACCGCACCGGTCCGCTGGCGCGCCATGCGGACGCTGGCCGGCCTGATGGCCTGCCTGTCGCTCGCCGGCTGCGGCAGCGCCGGGCCGCTGCCCGAGACGACGGGCGAGGGTGCGCGCCGCGAGGACGGCCGCTACCAGAACCGGCAGCCCGGCTTCGAGCCCAAGGCGTTCACCGAGCTGCTGCGCTGGCGCTGGCAGGCGCTGCGCGAGGGCCTGCCCAAACCACCGCGCGAGCCCATCCCCACCGAAGCGCCCGACACCGCCTTCATCCGGGCCAACGCCGGCGCCGGTGCGGCGATGGTGCCGGCGGTGACGTGGATCGGCCACGCCACCGTGCTGGTGCAGGCGGGCGGGCTCAACCTGCTCACCGACCCCGTCTTCTCGGAGCGCGCCTCGCCGCTGACGTGGATCGGCCCGAAGCGCGCGCAGCCGCCGGCCCTCGACCCCGGCACGCTGCCCCGCATCGACGTGGTCGTGATCTCGCACAACCACTACGACCACCTCGACGAGGCCAGCGTGAAGGCACTGGCCGCCCAGCGCGGCGGCTCGCCGCTGTTCGTCGTGCCGCTGGGCCTGAAGGCCTGGCTGGCCGAACACGGCATCACCAACGCCGTCGAGCTGGACTGGTGGCAGGGCCACCGCATCGGCGACACCGAGGTCGTGCTGACGCCGGTGCAGCACTGGTCGGCGCGCGGCCTCGGCGACCGCATGAAGACGCTGTGGGGCGGCTATGCGGTGCTGCAACCCGGCTTCCGCTGGTTCTTCGCCGGGGACACCGGCTACTCGCAGGACTTCCAGGAGATCGCCGGCCGGCTGGCGCCGCGCCTGGGCGGTGTCGGCTTCGACCTCGCGCTGCTGCCCATCGGCGCCTACGAGCCGCGCTGGTTCATGCAGCCCCAGCACGTCAACCCTGCCGAGGCGGTGCAGATCCACCGCGACCTCGGGGCGCGCCGCTCGCTCGGCATCCATTGGGGAACCTTCGCGCTGACAGACGAATCGTTGGACGAGCCGCCGCGGGCGCTGGCGCTCGCGCGTCGGGCCGCCGGTCTGGCGGACGACACCTTCTTCGTCACGCCGATCGGCCGCACGCAACGGCTGGACTCGCGCCCCGCGCCATGACGGCCGGAACCCGCCGCCCGGCCGCCCTTCCAAACCGCATGCCCTTTCCCGCCCTGCGCTTCGTCGTCCCGGCCGTCCTGCTCGCCGCCCTGCTGCCCGCGACCTCGCGGGCGCAGACGACCACGGTCACCACCGAGCAGGTCCGCGCCGAACTGGTCGCCGACGCACCGCAGGGCGTGGTGCCCGGCGCGCCGGTGATGCTGGGCCTGCGGCTGCAGCACGCGCCGCACTGGCACACCTACTGGAAGAACCCGGGCGACTCCGGCCTGCCGACCCTGCTGACCTGGACGCTGCCGCTCGGCGTCGAAGCCGGCGACATCGAATGGCCACTGCCGAAGCGGCTGCCGGTGGGCCCGCTGATGAACCACGGCTACGAAGGCGAAGTGCTGCTGCCGGTGCCGCTCACCGTGCCGCCCGGCTTCGCGGCGCCGACGCTCGACGTCCGGCTCAAGGCCGAATGGCTGGTGTGCAAGGAGGTCTGCATCCCGCAGTCCGGCGAGTTCCGGCTGCAGCTGCCGACACAGGCCGCCACCGCCGGCCACCGCGCGCTGTTCGACGCCGCGCGGCGCGCGCTGCCGCAGCCGCTGGCCGATGCCCGCGCCGAGGCCCGCCTCGAGGACCACGCGCTGGTGCTGGAGGTCGGCGCACTGCCGGCCGCCTGGCGTGGCCAGTCGCTGCAGTTGCTGCCCGAGACGCCCGCGGTGCTGGCCGCGGCGGCCACGCCGCAGCAGCAGTGGCAGGCCGAGCGCTACACCGCCCGCCTGCCGCTCGCGCCCGAGCGCGCCGAGGCGCCGGCCATGCTGCCGCTGGTGCTCGCCACCGCCGCCGGCCAGTCGGTGCGCATCGAGGTGCCGGTGCGGGGCCCCTGGCCGGCCCCCGGCAGCACGCCGGCGCCGGCGCCGTCGGCGGAGCCGATCGGCGCCGTGCCGACCGACGGCGCGCTGCCCGCCACGCTGGCACTGGCCTTCCTCGGCGGCCTGCTGCTCAACCTCATGCCCTGCGTGTTCCCGGTGCTGTCGTTGAAGCTGCTGTCCTTCGCCGCCCGCCGCGACAGCGGCCGCCAGCGGGTGGCCGGCGCGCTGGCCTACGGCGCGGGCGTGCTGGCGTCCATGCTGGCGCTGGCCGCGCTGCTGCTGGCGCTGCGCGCCGGCGGCGAGCAGCTGGGCTGGGGCTTCCAGCTGCAGTCGCCCACCTTCGTCGCGGCGCTGGCGGCGCTGTTCACCCTGATCGGCCTGAACCTGGTGGGCGCCTACGGCCTGGGCGGCGCGCTGACCGGCCGCCTGGCGGGGCTGCAGGCCCGGCATCCGCTGGCCGACCAGGCGCTCACCGGCGTGCTCGCGGTCGTCGTCGCCTCGCCCTGCAGCGCCCCGTTCATGGGGGCGGCGCTCGGCGCGGCGCTCACCCTCGACACGCTGTCCGCCCTGTCGGTGTTCGCCGCGCTCGGCCTCGGCCTGGCGGCGCCCTACGTGGCGGCGGCGGCCTGGCCGCGGCTGGCGCGACGGCTGCCGCGCCCGGGGGCGTGGATGGCGACGCTGAAGACGCTGCTCGCCTTCCCGATCTTCGCCACCGTGGTCTGGTTGCTGTGGGTGCTGGGCCAGCAGGTGGGGCTGGACGGCGCGATGGCCTGGCTGGGCGTGCTGCTGGCGCTGGCCTTCTGCGCCTGGGCGTGGGCCGGGGCGGCGCTGGCGCGCGGCGGGCGGCTGGTGCTGGGCGGGCTGTCGCTGGCGGTGCTGGTGTGGGCCACCGCGGCCAGCCTGGCCTGGCTGGACACTGCGGAGCCGGCCGCGCCCGCGGTGGCGGCCGACACCCGCTGGCGGCCCTGGAGCCGCGCCGCCGTGGACGAGGCTCGCGGCCAGGGCCGGCCGGTGTTCGTCGACTTCACCGCGGCCTGGTGCGTCAGCTGCCAGGTCAACAAGCTGACCACGCTGTCGCGGCCCGAGTTGCTGGCCGACTTCGCCGACCGCCGCGTGCTGCTGCTGCGCGCCGACTGGACCCGCCGCGACGCCGCCATCACCGCCGAGCTGCAGCGCCTGGGCCGCAGCGGCGTGCCGGTCTACGTGCTGTACGGCACGGGCACCGAGCCGCCGCACCTGCTGCCGGAGGTGCTCACGGTCGCCGGCGTGCGGCAGGCGTTGTCCGGCTTGGCGCCGGCGCCCTGACGGGCCGCGCTCAGCCCAGCGCGACGAAGTTCACCGGCAGGCCGGGCACCTGCACCGACAACTGCAGCACGGCGCCCGACCAGGGGTGGCGCAGCACCTCGGCCTGCGGCCGGCCCTGCCGGGCGCTGGTGACGTAAAGGGTGCGCAGGTCCGGCCCACCGAAGCACGGCATGGTGGGGCAGCGCACCGGCAGCTCGATGGCCTGCAGCACCTCGCCGCCGGGGGGACAGCCGCAGCAGCCGGCCGCCCTCGTACATCGCCACCCAGAGGCAGCCGTCGCTGTCCATGGCGGCGCCGTCCGGCCGGCCGCCGTAGGGGACGGTGGGCTCGGCGCCAGGCGCCGGCTTGGGCGCGAAGCGGGCGAAGGGCCGGCGCCGCGACAGGCTGCCGTCGGCCGGCTCGAGATCGAAGGCGTCGATGGCGTGGGCGGTGGTGTCGGCCCAGAACAGCGTGCGGCCGTCGGGGCTGAAGGCCAGCCCATTGCCGACGGTGGCGCCGCCGGCCACCCGCTGCAGGCCGTCGAGGTCCAGCCGGTACAGCGAGGCCTCGCCCGGGCGCCGGGCGTCGTCCAACGTCGCCACCCAGAAGCGACCCTGCGGGTCGGCCTTGCCGTCGTTGAAGCGCTGCTGCGCCGGGTCGTAGGGAGGCCTGGCCAGGCGCCACTGGCGTCCGCTGTCCGGCTCGAAGCGCCAGAGGCCATCGCGCCGCGCCATCAGCAGGCCGCCCCCGAGCACCGGCGCCACGCAGGCGGGCTCGCTGTCGAAGGACCACTCGCGGTGGTCGCCGCGGGCCGGGTCGAAGCGGTTCAGCCGCCGACCGTCGATGTCGCACCAGTACAGCGCCGCCTCGCCGGGATGCCAGAACGGCGATTCACCGAGCGCGGACGGCGCGACGGGCAGGGCGACGGCTTCGTTCACGGCGCGCGGTCCAGCTCGGCCTTCAGGTAGTGCGAGCCCGCCACCGGGTTGAAGTAGTACGGCGGGATCTCCTCGAAGCCCAGCGACGCATAGAGCTCGCGCGCCGCTTCCATGTCGTCCAGCGTGTCGAGCAGCATCACCGAGAAGCCGGCGCTGCGCGCATGGTCCATCAGCGCCTGCGCCAGCTGGCGCCCCAGGCCGAAACGACGGAAGGCCCGGCGCACGTACAACCGCTTCATCTCGCAGGCGTTCGCATAGTCGCTGGCGGGCAAGGGGCGGACCGCGCCGCAGCCGGCCAGGGCGCCGTCCACCTCGGCCAGCAGCAGGGTGCCCAGCGGTGCCGCGTAGTCGCCGGGCAGGTCGGCCAGTTCGGCCTCGAAGCCCTGGAAGCCGAGGTCGATGCCGAGCGAGTCGCCGTATTCGCGAACGATCTGGCGCGCCTCGTCGAGCTCGGCCGGCGACCGCGGCTCGCGCAGCTGGATGACCGGGCCATCGTCGGCGCCGGCCGCCCGTCGTGGCTTCACAGCTGCAATACCCAGACCGCCAGCGCGGCGCAGCCGAACGCCAGCGCCAGCGCCAGCAGGCGCTGCGCGATGCCGTCCTGCGAGGCCGGCAGCGCATGCCCGGCCGGCGCCCACTGGTCGCCGTGCAGCATCGGCCCGATCAGGTTGCGCCGCTTGACCAGCAGGTAGGCGAACACCGCCACCACGTGCAGCACGGCCAGCGCGATGACCAGCCACTGCCCCGCCGCCTTGTGCCACCCGGTCGCGGCACTGGCCGTGGCCGTGGCGACGAAGCGGTTGAGCGGACCGATGTTGGCGATCTCGTCGTCGGCCACCAGGCCGGTGGCCACCTGCACCGCGAGCACCGCGAGCAGCCCCCACACCGACAGGCTGCCCAGCGGGCTGTGGCCCCAGTCGAAGCGGTCGCCGGGCGCCGGCCGGCCGCGCAGGTAGCGCCACAGCGCACCGGGTCCGTAGAAGAAGGTGCCGAAGCGCGACCAATGGCCGCCGAGCACGCCCCACAGCAGCCGGAACACCAGCAGCGCCATCACCGTCACCCCGAGGCGGAAATGCCAGACCATGGCGTTGCCGCCCACCTTGGCGGTCACGATGGCGCCGATGACGCAGACCGCCAGCGCCCAGTGGAACAGGCGTGTCGGCAGGTCCCAGACGCGCAGCCGGGTGCGCGACGGCGACACCGTGGAGGAGGGGCTGGCAGCGGAAGAAACGGTCGGGTTCATGGTGGCGTGTGGGCCCGGCCCTCGGCCGGCGAGGCCGCAACGATAGCGCCTGTCGCCGCGCGCGGCACCATGGAAGAAACTGCGGCCCGCGGTCGTATACCGTGCAGGGGAGGGAGGGCGACCGCCTGCCCGCCTCGGCTTCGCCGGCGTCGCCGGTGCTCAATACGGAGAATCTCCTTCATGAAGCAGACCCTTCTCGCCGGCGTGCTGGCCGTGGCCGGCCTGAGCGCCGCGGTGCCCGCCGCCGCCCAGTTCCAGAAACCGGAAGACGCAGTGAAGTACCGCCAGAGCGCCTTCACGGTGATGGGCACCCACTTCGGCCGTCTGGGCGCCATGGCCAACGGCCGCGTGCCGTTCGACGCCAGCGTCGCGCAGGCCAACGCCGACATCGTCTTCACCATGTCCCGCCTGCCGTGGCCGGCCTTCGGCGAGGGCACCAACGTCGGCAACACCAAGGCCAAGCCGGAAATCTGGAGCGAGAACGACAAGTTCCGCGCCGCCGCGCAGAAGCTGCAGGAAGAGGCCGGCAAGCTGCAGGTGGCCGCGCGCAGCGGCAACCTGGACCAGATCAAGGCCGCCTTCGGGGCCACCGCGCAGAGCTGCAAGGCCTGCCACGACAACTACCGCAAGGAGTGACGTCGGCCCCCGGCCCTTCGTCTACAGGGGGGTCACGCCCCGCGGGGGTGCTCAGCCGGGTCGGGGCGACCCGGCGCCGGCTGAGCCGCACCCGACCCGGTCCTCGGTCAACGGGGCTGCAGCAGCACCCGGCCCTCGACCAGCGGCTGCACCCGGCCGCCCACCCACAGCGTACCGTCGTCGTCTTCCTGAAGGACCACGCGGCCGTCGGCGCCGACGCAGCGGCCCTGCGCGGCGACGTAGCGACGCGGCAGGCGGCCGTCGGCCATCAGCCAGCGCGCCAGGTTGGCCTGCAGGCTGCCGGTGACCGGGTCCTCCGGGATGCCGATCATGGCGGCGAAGAAGCGCACCTCGACGTCGGCCGGGCCGCCCGGCCGGTGGCGGCCGACCACGCCCACCTTGGCCAGGGTCTTCAGTGCCGCATGGTCGGGCTGCAGGCCCAGCACCCGGTCGGCGCTGTCCAGTTCCAGCGCCAGCTGCGCAAAGCCGCTGTCCAGCCAGGCCACCGCCCGCACCGCCTCGGGCGACAGCCCGAGCGCCCGCAGTACCGCGTCCACCACCGCGGCGTCGGCCGGCCGCACCACCACCGGCGGGGCGGCGAAGGCCAGGCCATCGTCCTCGCGCCGCACCCGCACCCGACCGACGGCGCATTGCTGCACCACCTCCGTCGGCCGCCGCGGCCGACCGCCGGCGGCCAGCCAGGCGTGGCAGGACCCGAGCGTCGGGTGGCCGGCGAAGGGCAGCTCGCCACCCGGGGTGAAGATGCGCACCCGGTAGTCCGCCTCGGCGTCGGTGGGCGGCAGCAGGAAGGTCGTTTCCGACAGCCGGGTCCAGCCGGCGAACGCCTGCATCGCCTCGTCGCTCAGGCCCACTGCGTCGTGCACGACCGCCAACGGGTTGCCGGCCAGCGGCCGCGGTGCGAAAACATCGACCTGGTCGAAACGGCGGGTGATCGCAGGGGCCATGCGGGATTGTGCGCACGCCTTGGCGGCGCGATTGCCCCCGTTGCCAGCGCCGTCAACTGCAAGCAAACGTGTTCGTCGTAACATCCACCGCGATGTCGCAGTTCCCATCCAGCCGCGCCCTGCCCCAGGACGCGGAGGCCTTCAGGTCCACCCTGCCGCTCGGCGAAGCGGACCTGGTGCGGCTCAGCGACTTCCAGCGCTACCTGCGCGAGGTGGCCACCGACGACGACCCCGACACCGGCGGCACCCGGCTGACCTCGCTCAGCCCCTCGCTGCTGGCCGACCTGCAGCGCTTCACCCAGCCCGGCCGCCAGACCGAACTGCTCGAGGTGGTGGCCGCCTGCATGCGCCATGCGCGGCCGCTGAGCATCCACCTCGGGCAGGACGAACGGGTCCTGCGCCTGAGCCTGTTCCCGCTGGAGCGGGTGGCGCACTGCACGCTGCCGATGGCCGAGTTCCTGCAGAGCCGCCTGCTGGAACTGCAGGTGCTGCACGTGGAACCCGCGGTGATACCGGCGCCCGGGCAGCGTTTCGGCGCGCTGGTGGCCGAGGCCGACCAGTTCCACCCGCTGGCGCCGCTGACCTGGCACCTGGCGCTGCACGGCTCTCGCGAGGAGCTGCTGCCCGAGATCGCCGGCCTGGCGGCCTACCGCGTCGCGCCCGGCGTGGACCTGGCGCCGCTGGCGCTCGGCGGCGTGCTGCGCACGGCGGTCGAACGGCTGCAGCGGCAGAGCACCAACCTGCGCGCGCTGGCCGAATGGCCGGGCTTCGACCGCGGCCGCGCCACCCGGCTGCTCAACGCGCTGTACCTGCAGGCCGGGCTGATCGTCAGCCGCAGCCACCCCGCGGCGGCCGGCGAACCGAGCTGAGGCTTCGGCCCCTCAAGCGGCCGGGGACAACGCGCGCTGCCGCGTCGCCAGCACGGCCGCCAGCCCCAGCACCGCCGCCGACGCCACCAGGCCGCGCGCCAGCCCGGCACCGTCGGACAACCAGCCGGTCCACAGCGGACCGATCACCTGTCCGAGCGCGAACACCACGGTGAACGCGGCGATGCCGCCGCTCCAGCCGGCCGGCGGCGTGTTCAGCCGCACCAGCGCCGTCGTGGCGCCCGGCACCTGCAGGAAGATGGCACCGAAGCCCAGGCCGGAGGCGAACACCGCCCACGGCGCGGCGCTCAGCGCCGGCAGCACGCAGGCCACCGCCAGCAGCGCGTTGAGCAGCGCCATCGGCCGCCCGCTGCGGTGGCGCTGCAGCAGCCCCGACCAGAGGAAGGACGAGGCCACCACGCCGGCGCCCAGCAGAGCGTAGAACACCGTGACCTGCGCTGACGGCAGGCCCTGCTCGCGCAGCAGCGCGACGACGAAGGTCATGTAGCCGATGTAGCCGATGCCGAACCCGGCGTAGGACAGCAGCCCGAAGACGAAGTCGCGCCAGCGGAAGGCCGCCGGGGTGCCGGCGGCGGGCGACGGCGCGGCCGC
The sequence above is a segment of the Aquabacterium sp. J223 genome. Coding sequences within it:
- a CDS encoding protein-disulfide reductase DsbD, which produces MPFPALRFVVPAVLLAALLPATSRAQTTTVTTEQVRAELVADAPQGVVPGAPVMLGLRLQHAPHWHTYWKNPGDSGLPTLLTWTLPLGVEAGDIEWPLPKRLPVGPLMNHGYEGEVLLPVPLTVPPGFAAPTLDVRLKAEWLVCKEVCIPQSGEFRLQLPTQAATAGHRALFDAARRALPQPLADARAEARLEDHALVLEVGALPAAWRGQSLQLLPETPAVLAAAATPQQQWQAERYTARLPLAPERAEAPAMLPLVLATAAGQSVRIEVPVRGPWPAPGSTPAPAPSAEPIGAVPTDGALPATLALAFLGGLLLNLMPCVFPVLSLKLLSFAARRDSGRQRVAGALAYGAGVLASMLALAALLLALRAGGEQLGWGFQLQSPTFVAALAALFTLIGLNLVGAYGLGGALTGRLAGLQARHPLADQALTGVLAVVVASPCSAPFMGAALGAALTLDTLSALSVFAALGLGLAAPYVAAAAWPRLARRLPRPGAWMATLKTLLAFPIFATVVWLLWVLGQQVGLDGAMAWLGVLLALAFCAWAWAGAALARGGRLVLGGLSLAVLVWATAASLAWLDTAEPAAPAVAADTRWRPWSRAAVDEARGQGRPVFVDFTAAWCVSCQVNKLTTLSRPELLADFADRRVLLLRADWTRRDAAITAELQRLGRSGVPVYVLYGTGTEPPHLLPEVLTVAGVRQALSGLAPAP
- a CDS encoding MBL fold metallo-hydrolase, with protein sequence MPTAPLARPQRRSPMACTAPVRWRAMRTLAGLMACLSLAGCGSAGPLPETTGEGARREDGRYQNRQPGFEPKAFTELLRWRWQALREGLPKPPREPIPTEAPDTAFIRANAGAGAAMVPAVTWIGHATVLVQAGGLNLLTDPVFSERASPLTWIGPKRAQPPALDPGTLPRIDVVVISHNHYDHLDEASVKALAAQRGGSPLFVVPLGLKAWLAEHGITNAVELDWWQGHRIGDTEVVLTPVQHWSARGLGDRMKTLWGGYAVLQPGFRWFFAGDTGYSQDFQEIAGRLAPRLGGVGFDLALLPIGAYEPRWFMQPQHVNPAEAVQIHRDLGARRSLGIHWGTFALTDESLDEPPRALALARRAAGLADDTFFVTPIGRTQRLDSRPAP
- a CDS encoding F0F1 ATP synthase subunit B; translated protein: MNINATLFLQAIVFAILVWFTMRFIWPPITKALDERAAKIAAGLAAADKAKSELAQANRKVEEQLAATRDEAGKRIADAERMAQGLVEDAKRRAEEEGAKIVAAAKAEAEQQSIRAREALRDEVAALAVKGAEAILRREVNPQVHAELLGRLKSEL
- the atpA gene encoding F0F1 ATP synthase subunit alpha, translated to MQLNPAEISELIKSRIEGLKATTDVRNQGTVVSVTDGICRVHGLSEVMAGEMLEFPAAPGGVPTIGLALNLERDSVGAVILGEYEHISEGDTVKTTGRILEVPVGPELIGRVVNALGQPIDGKGPINAKMTDVIEKVAPGVIARQSVDQPVQTGLKSIDSMVPVGRGQRELIIGDRQTGKSAVAVDTIINQKGQNMTCVYVAIGQKASTIKNIVRALEANGAMEYTIVVAASASESAAMQYVSAYSGCTMGEYFRDRGQDALIVYDDLSKQAVAYRQVSLLLRRPPGREAYPGDVFYLHSRLLERAARVNADYVEAFTKGEVKGKTGSLTALPIIETQAGDVSAFVPTNVISITDGQIFLETALFNAGIRPAINAGISVSRVGGAAQTKLIKGLSGGIRTDLAQYRELAAFAQFASDLDEATRKQLDRGARVTELLKQPQYSPLPISLMAATLYAVNKGFMDDVDVKKVLAFESGLHQFLKASHGPLLQKLETNKAMDKDAEAELNSAIAAFKKSFG
- a CDS encoding F0F1 ATP synthase subunit delta, with product MAEIATIARPYAEALLKAGGDQATSTQLQLLGALAGDPGLRAFAHHPGVPREQVVQLLADLATQQQGGPLSPPVANLLAAVVDNDRLDALPEVARQFQALINERTGVADAVVTSAFPIDDAQRAEIGQALERRFGRRLAIRSVEVDPELIGGIRVVVGDEVLDTSVKARLEQMKAALTA
- a CDS encoding GNAT family N-acetyltransferase translates to MKPRRAAGADDGPVIQLREPRSPAELDEARQIVREYGDSLGIDLGFQGFEAELADLPGDYAAPLGTLLLAEVDGALAGCGAVRPLPASDYANACEMKRLYVRRAFRRFGLGRQLAQALMDHARSAGFSVMLLDTLDDMEAARELYASLGFEEIPPYYFNPVAGSHYLKAELDRAP
- a CDS encoding ATP synthase subunit I, which codes for MPQQMPRPLRATAWRDHETAEDEHDDEPIRPLTRDEAQRLRAGQPPLSLWRLVAAQAAVGALVAVLAWGWSGRGSVAASALYGAFAVTAPTALMVIGLSGKSNVPNAGAMALRFLAWEFVKLGASVGLLLLAPKLVVPLSWPALLAALVLCMKVNWLALLWRGRVKSNDA
- the atpB gene encoding F0F1 ATP synthase subunit A; translated protein: MAADANAPTAGEYIQHHLRHLQKDFSFENVSQKSIVDFSVFNLDSVFFSLVLGAIGCFLLWRAARKATSGVPGRFQAAVEILAEMVESQAKGVIHNEKSRKLVSPLALTVFVWIFLMNFMDMLPVDLLPGIWHVAGPALGHSDYLRVVPTADLSTTLGLSVSVLLVCLFYNIKIKGLGGWGHELISAPFGAHWALWPFNFLMQMIEFLAKTVSHGMRLFGNMFAGELVFMLIALMGGAFTLSATGIGLAIGHVVAGTVWTLFHILVITLQAFIFMMLALIYVGQAHDAH
- the atpE gene encoding F0F1 ATP synthase subunit C produces the protein MENILGLVALACGLIVGLGAIGASIGIALMGGKYLEASARQPELMNELQTKMFILAGLIDAAFLIGVAIALLFAFANPFVLA